The following nucleotide sequence is from Candidatus Margulisiibacteriota bacterium.
GACGGCAGACAAGCACCGCCGCCGCAAAGGAAGACAACCACAGGAACGCCCCTGGAAACAGCCTGACGAACCGTGTAAAGAGAACCGCGCGAAGGGCCATGAAGGAAAGCAACAACGACAGAAGAGGCAGAAACCAAACGCCTATTGCGGCCAAGAAGAGCAGAAACCGCGGAGGAGCGGGAAACACCGGCAGAAGCAGAACCCCAAACCACACGACCCCCGGCCGCAATGAACTGAACCACATCAGCGCGGACCGCGGAAGGGAAACC
It contains:
- a CDS encoding DNA-processing protein DprA, with the protein product MAMRRLAGVVGSRSLPVCFAPLVDQVVSLLLSCRFAVASGGAVGADQFALSALIRFGASSRGVVHSAWSSIAGFPSAVRADVVQFIAAGGRVVWGSASAGVSRSSAVSALLGRNRRLVSASSVVVAFLHGPSRGSLYTVRQAVSRGVPVVVFLCGGGACLPSDLACHCYVFNGEVI